One window from the genome of Musa acuminata AAA Group cultivar baxijiao chromosome BXJ1-4, Cavendish_Baxijiao_AAA, whole genome shotgun sequence encodes:
- the LOC135649855 gene encoding secretory carrier-associated membrane protein 4-like isoform X2, translating to MSRDPNPFDEMDVNPFATSAASGSNSRLPTLASKAFGFGNKNDATVDIPLDTVNDAKKREKELATWEENLKRREMDIKRREDALTRAGVTIEEKNWPPFFPIIHHDIAKEIPVHAQRLQYLAFASWLGILLCLSWNVIAVIVCWIKGGGVKIFFLAIIYALLGCPLSYVLWYRPLYRAMRTDSALKFGWFFLFYLIHVGFCILAAIAPPIVFHGKSLTGILAAIDTFSDHALVGIFYLVGFGLFCLETLISLWVLQRVYMYFRGHE from the exons ATGTCTCGCGATCCCAATCCATTCGACGAAATGGACGTGAACCCGTTCGCG ACTTCAGCTGCTTCTGGATCTAATTCTCGCCTTCCTACACTGGCATCAAAAGCCTTTGGATTTGGTAACAAGAATGACGCGACAGTGGACATACCATTGGACACAGTAAAT GATGcaaagaaaagggagaaggaaCTCGCCACATGGGAAGAGAACCTGAAAAGGAGGGAAATG GACATTAAACGAAGGGAGGATGCATTGACAAGAG CTGGTGTCACTATTGAGGAAAAGAACTGGCCACCATTTTTTCCTATCATTCATCATGATATAGCCAAGGAAATTCCAGTGCATGCTCAGAGGTTGCAATACTTGGCATTTGCTAGTTGGTTAG GAATTCTCCTCTGTCTATCATGGAATGTTATTGCTGTGATTGTTTGCTGGATTAAAGGGGGAG GTGTGAAGATCTTTTTCCTTGCAATTATCTATGCTTTGCTTGGATGTCCTCTTTCATATGTGCTTTGGTACAGACCTTTGTATCGTGCAATGAG GACTGATAGTGCACTTAAGTTTGGGTGGTTTTTCCTATTCTACCTG ATCCATGTTGGTTTTTGTATCCTTGCTGCCATTGCTCCTCCGATTGTGTTCCATGGGAAGTCACTAAC GGGAATCCTTGCAGCAATTGATACCTTTTCAGATCATGCATTGGTTGGG ATCTTCTACCTGGTTGGCTTTGGTTTGTTTTGCTTAGAGACACTAATAAGCTTGTGGGTACTTCAG AGAGTTTATATGTACTTCAGAGGGCACGAGTGA
- the LOC135649855 gene encoding secretory carrier-associated membrane protein 4-like isoform X1, protein MSRDPNPFDEMDVNPFATSAASGSNSRLPTLASKAFGFGNKNDATVDIPLDTDAKKREKELATWEENLKRREMDIKRREDALTRAGVTIEEKNWPPFFPIIHHDIAKEIPVHAQRLQYLAFASWLGILLCLSWNVIAVIVCWIKGGGVKIFFLAIIYALLGCPLSYVLWYRPLYRAMRTDSALKFGWFFLFYLIHVGFCILAAIAPPIVFHGKSLTGILAAIDTFSDHALVGIFYLVGFGLFCLETLISLWVLQRVYMYFRGHE, encoded by the exons ATGTCTCGCGATCCCAATCCATTCGACGAAATGGACGTGAACCCGTTCGCG ACTTCAGCTGCTTCTGGATCTAATTCTCGCCTTCCTACACTGGCATCAAAAGCCTTTGGATTTGGTAACAAGAATGACGCGACAGTGGACATACCATTGGACACA GATGcaaagaaaagggagaaggaaCTCGCCACATGGGAAGAGAACCTGAAAAGGAGGGAAATG GACATTAAACGAAGGGAGGATGCATTGACAAGAG CTGGTGTCACTATTGAGGAAAAGAACTGGCCACCATTTTTTCCTATCATTCATCATGATATAGCCAAGGAAATTCCAGTGCATGCTCAGAGGTTGCAATACTTGGCATTTGCTAGTTGGTTAG GAATTCTCCTCTGTCTATCATGGAATGTTATTGCTGTGATTGTTTGCTGGATTAAAGGGGGAG GTGTGAAGATCTTTTTCCTTGCAATTATCTATGCTTTGCTTGGATGTCCTCTTTCATATGTGCTTTGGTACAGACCTTTGTATCGTGCAATGAG GACTGATAGTGCACTTAAGTTTGGGTGGTTTTTCCTATTCTACCTG ATCCATGTTGGTTTTTGTATCCTTGCTGCCATTGCTCCTCCGATTGTGTTCCATGGGAAGTCACTAAC GGGAATCCTTGCAGCAATTGATACCTTTTCAGATCATGCATTGGTTGGG ATCTTCTACCTGGTTGGCTTTGGTTTGTTTTGCTTAGAGACACTAATAAGCTTGTGGGTACTTCAG AGAGTTTATATGTACTTCAGAGGGCACGAGTGA
- the LOC135649855 gene encoding secretory carrier-associated membrane protein 4-like isoform X3 codes for MSRDPNPFDEMDVNPFATSAASGSNSRLPTLASKAFGFGNKNDATVDIPLDTVNDAKKREKELATWEENLKRREMDIKRREDALTRAGVTIEEKNWPPFFPIIHHDIAKEIPVHAQRLQYLAFASWLGILLCLSWNVIAVIVCWIKGGGVKIFFLAIIYALLGCPLSYVLWYRPLYRAMRTDSALKFGWFFLFYLIHVGFCILAAIAPPIVFHGKSLTGILAAIDTFSDHALVGRVYMYFRGHE; via the exons ATGTCTCGCGATCCCAATCCATTCGACGAAATGGACGTGAACCCGTTCGCG ACTTCAGCTGCTTCTGGATCTAATTCTCGCCTTCCTACACTGGCATCAAAAGCCTTTGGATTTGGTAACAAGAATGACGCGACAGTGGACATACCATTGGACACAGTAAAT GATGcaaagaaaagggagaaggaaCTCGCCACATGGGAAGAGAACCTGAAAAGGAGGGAAATG GACATTAAACGAAGGGAGGATGCATTGACAAGAG CTGGTGTCACTATTGAGGAAAAGAACTGGCCACCATTTTTTCCTATCATTCATCATGATATAGCCAAGGAAATTCCAGTGCATGCTCAGAGGTTGCAATACTTGGCATTTGCTAGTTGGTTAG GAATTCTCCTCTGTCTATCATGGAATGTTATTGCTGTGATTGTTTGCTGGATTAAAGGGGGAG GTGTGAAGATCTTTTTCCTTGCAATTATCTATGCTTTGCTTGGATGTCCTCTTTCATATGTGCTTTGGTACAGACCTTTGTATCGTGCAATGAG GACTGATAGTGCACTTAAGTTTGGGTGGTTTTTCCTATTCTACCTG ATCCATGTTGGTTTTTGTATCCTTGCTGCCATTGCTCCTCCGATTGTGTTCCATGGGAAGTCACTAAC GGGAATCCTTGCAGCAATTGATACCTTTTCAGATCATGCATTGGTTGGG AGAGTTTATATGTACTTCAGAGGGCACGAGTGA
- the LOC135649868 gene encoding uncharacterized protein LOC135649868 yields MAKFNVIQKQRRAKVQERKRAVHGEPNTGKLRVQTPPVSISGKRKRKLFKKWRREQKEALEKGLVTMEDVEMAVAEGSQGTSKKPQV; encoded by the exons ATGGCAAAGTTTAATGTGATCCAGAAGCAGCGGAGAGCGAAGGTCCAGGAACGGAAGCGGGCGGTGCACGGGGAGCCGAACACCGGCAAGCTGAGGGTGCAAACTCCACCTGTCTCCATCTCTGGCAAGCGCAAGCGGAAGCTCTTCAAGAAATGGCGGAGG GAGCAAAAAGAAGCACTGGAGAAGGGGTTGGTCACGATGGAGGACGTCGAGATGGCGGTGGCTGAGG GATCTCAAGGAACCAGCAAGAAGCCTCAGGTGTAA